A genome region from Brienomyrus brachyistius isolate T26 chromosome 23, BBRACH_0.4, whole genome shotgun sequence includes the following:
- the vps52 gene encoding vacuolar protein sorting-associated protein 52 homolog, with protein MAEAVETNSGSDVNTAVSSTANVMGYLQDEMKSEYEAVPTLHLGELDLTTDEFILDEVDIHIQANLEDDLVKEALKTGVDLRQYSKQVETELQRIEQASIKDYIKESQNIASLHNQITACDSILERMEEMLSGFQSDLSSISSEIQTLQQQSVSMNVRLKNRQAVRSHLSQLVDELVVPSTMISVILDSPVTEQEFLEQLHELNNKINFAKELSFRETLACSDIQDIVDRLKIKAVTKIREFILQKIYSFRKPMTNYQIPQNTLLKYRFFYQFLLANERQVAKEIRDEYVGTMSRIYYSYFKSYSGRLMKVQYEEVADKDDLMGVEDTAKKGFFSKPSLKSRNTIFTLGQRGAILSPTELEGPILIPHTAQRGDCRYPYETLFRSQHYALLDNGCREFLFLSDFFMVAGNSALDLFNCIMGKTLSMFLKSMSTYVSDCYDSIAIFLCIHIILRFKAITAKRNIPALDKYWEAVLELLWPRFEMILEMNIQSIRDTDPQKLGVLDTRPHYITRRYAEFSSAIVSINQTFPNERTNSLLGQLQVEVENFVLKMAAEFPSRRDQLIFLINNYDMMLSVLMERAADDSKEVEGFQQLLLARTQEFIEEILSPPFGGMIAFVKESEALMEKGQLDRLKNDEARITQLIRGFSSTWKQSVEALSQDVMRSFTNFKNGTSIIQGALTQLIQYYHGFHKVLSQPTFRSLAVRSELINLHHLMVEVKKHKPNF; from the exons ATGGCGGAGGCAGTAGAAACCAACTCTGGCTCGGATGTAAACACAGCTGTTAGCTCAACGGCGAATGTTATGGGATATTTACAAGACGAG ATGAAATCTGAATATGAGGCGGTCCCAACTCTCCACCTGGGAGAATTAGATCTAACTACAGATGAATTCATCTTGGATGAAGTGGACA TTCATATTCAAGCCAATCTTGAAGATGATTTGGTGAAAGAAGCACTGAAAACT GGTGTAGACCTCAGGCAGTACTCCAAGCAGGTGGAAACAGAACTGCAGCGCATTGAGCAGGCTTCAATCAAGGACT ACATTAAGGAAAGCCAGAATATTGCCTCTCTCCACAACCAGATCACAGCCTGTGATTCTATACTCGAG CGCATGGAAGAAATGCTCAGTGGGTTCCAGAGTGACCTTTCCTCCATTAGCAGCGAGATCCAGACACTGCAGCAGCAGTCGGTCAGCATGAACGTGCGGCTGAAGAACCGCCAGGCCGTGCGGAGTCATCTCAGCCAGCTGGTGGACGAGCTGGTGGTGCCCAGCACCATGATCTC GGTCATCCTGGACAGCCCTGTGACGGAACAAGAGTTCCTTGAACAGCTCCACGAGCTGAACAACAAGATCAACTTCGCCAAGGAGCTCAGCTTCCGTGAGACGTTGGCCTGCTCTGACATCCAGGACATTGTGGACCGTCTCAAGATCAAG GCTGTCACAAAAATCCGGGAATTCATCTTGCAGAAGATTTACTCCTTTAGAAAACCCATGACCAACTATCAGATTCCACAGAATACTCTTCTGAAGTACAG GTTCTTCTACCAGTTTTTGCTGGCGAACGAGAGGCAGGTAGCTAAAGAAATCCGAGACGAATACGTGGGCACCATGAGCAGGATCTACTACAGTTACTTCAAGTCCTACAGTGGAAGGCTGATGAAAGTGCAG TATGAGGAAGTGGCAGATAAAGACGACCTGATGGGCGTGGAGGACACGGCTAAGAAGG GCTTCTTCTCCAAACCTTCCTTGAAGAGCAGGAACACCATTTTCACTCTGGGCCAGCGGGGGGCGATACTGAGCCCAACAGAGCTGGAGGGGCCTATCCTCATCCCCCACACGGCCCAGAGAGGAGACTGCAGG TACCCCTACGAGACGCTGTTCCGCAGCCAGCACTACGCGCTGCTGGACAACGGCTGCCGGGAGTTCCTCTTCCTGTCCGACTTCTTCATGGTGGCAGGCAACTCTGCACTGGACCTCTTCAACTGCATCATGGGAAAGACTCTCAGCATGTTCCTG AAAAGCATGTCCACTTACGTGTCGGATTGCTACGACAGCATCGCTATATTCCTGTGCATCCACATCATCCTTCGCTTCAAGGCCATCACAGCCAAGAGGAACATCCCTGCTCTAGACAA GTACTGGGAGGCCGTGCTGGAGCTTCTGTGGCCGAGGTTTGAGATGATCCTGGAGATGAATATCCAGAGCATCCGTGACACCGACCCACAGAAGCTGGGCGTTCTGGACACCAGGCCTCACTAC ATCACGCGCCGCTATGCTGAGTTCTCATCTGCCATCGTCAGCATCAACCAGACGTTTCCTAATGAGAGGACCAACTCACTGCTTGGTCAGCTGCAG gttgaAGTAGAGAACTTTGTCCTGAAGATGGCAGCAGAGTTCCCCTCCAGGCGGGACCAGCTCATTTTCCTCATCAACAACTATGACATGATGCTCAGTGTTCTCATG GAGAGAGCAGCCGACGACAGTAAAGAGGTGGAGGGTTTCCAGCAGCTTCTTTTGGCCAGAACACAG GAGTTCATCGAGGAGATCCTGTCCCCTCCATTCGGGGGAATGATTGCCTTTGTGAAGGAGAGTGAGGCTTTGATGGAGAAGGGACAGCTGGACAGACTGAAGAATGATGAAG CCCGCATCACCCAGCTGATCAGGGGCTTCTCCAGCACCTGGAAGCAGTCTGTGGAGGCTCTCAGCCAGGACGTCATGAGGTCCTTCACCAACTTCAAGAACGGCACCAGCATCATACAG ggggcgctaacTCAGCTTATCCAGTACTACCATGGTTTCCACAAGGTCCTCTCGCAGCCCACTTTCCGTAGCCTGGCCGTTCGCTCGGAGCTCATCAATCTTCACCACCTCATGGTCGAGGTCAAGAAGCACAAGCCCAACTTCTGA
- the rps18 gene encoding 40S ribosomal protein S18 gives MSLVIPEKFQHILRVLNTNIDGRRKIAFAITAIKGVGRRYAHVVLRKADIDLNKRAGELTEDEVERVVTIMQNPRQYKIPDWFLNRQKDVKDGKYSQILANGLDNKLREDLERLKKIRAHRGLRHFWGLRVRGQHTKTTGRRGRTVGVSKKK, from the exons ATG TCTCTGGTGATTCCTGAAAAGTTTCAACACATCCTTCGTGTTCTTAACACGAACATCGACGGGAGGAGGAAGATCGCGTTCGCCATCACTGCCATCAAG GGCGTCGGTAGGCGATATGCCCATGTCGTTCTCAGGAAGGCCGATATTGACCTTAACAAGAGGGCTGGCGAATTAACTGAGGATGAG GTTGAAAGGGTCGTGACAATTATGCAGAACCCACGCCAGTACAAAATCCCTGACTGGTTCCTCAACAGGCAGAAGGATGTCAAGGATGGCAAGTACAGCCAG ATTCTTGCCAATGGTTTGGACAACAAACTGAGAGAAGATCTGGAGAGGCTGAAGAAGATCAGGGCTCATCGTGGTCTCAGACACTTCTGGGG TCTGCGTGTGCGTGGCCAGCACACGAAGACCACCGGCCGCCGCGGTCGCACCGTTGGGGTGTCCAAGAAGAAGTAA
- the LOC125718965 gene encoding LOW QUALITY PROTEIN: E3 ubiquitin-protein ligase RING2-A-like (The sequence of the model RefSeq protein was modified relative to this genomic sequence to represent the inferred CDS: deleted 1 base in 1 codon) — translation MATPVNAQNPSKTWELSLYELHRTPQEAIMDSTEIAVSPRSLHSELMCPICLDMLKNTMTTKECLHRFCSECIVTALRSGNKECPTCRKKLVSKRSLRPDPNFDALISKIYPSRDEYEAHQDRVLERLSRLHNKQALSSSIEEGLKMQALHRAQRVRKQQQESDNTTFSGGEDNCDARSHDSVPTHPALPPTEAGPSHNKRPRLSDESCPEMDRGSPTPPPSHHHDGPASEIELVFRPHPLLVNTQEYSQTRYVKTTANATVDHLSKYLALRIALEERQAKRQPERPAAGESAAGDEGGGAGGGGGASLQDVSEKQYTIYITTSGGQFSILNGSLTLELVNEKYWKVSKPLELYYAPTKDHQQHQPQ, via the exons ATGGCCACACCAGTCAACGCACAGAACCCCAGCAAAACATGGGAACTCAGCTTATACGAACTACACAGAACGCCACAG GAAGCGATCATGGACAGCACGGAGATTGCGGTGTCCCCGCGGAGCCTCCACAGCGAGCTGATGTGCCCCATCTGCCTGGACATGCTGAAGAACACCATGACCACCAAGGAGTGTCTGCACCGATTCTGCTCTGAATGCATCGTCACC GCCCTGCGATCGGG caacaAAGAATGCCCCACCTGTCGCAAGAAGCTGGTTTCGAAGCGCTCGCTGCGGCCCGACCCGAATTTCGACGCACTCATTTCCAAGATCTACCCTAGCCGGGACGAATACGAGGCCCACCAGGACCGCGTGCTGGAACGCCTCAGCCGACTGCACAACAAGCAGGCCCTGAGCTCCAGCATAGAGGAAGGCCTCAAGATGCAGGCCCTCCACAG agcGCAAAGGGTTCGAAAGCAGCAGCAGGAGAGCGACAACACCACGTTCAGCGGCGGCGAGGACAACTGTGATGCTCGCTCCCATGACTCTGTGCCAACGCACCCTGCCCTCCCGCCAACGGAGGCGGGGCCTAGCCACAACAAGCGCCCCCGCCTGTCCGACGAGTCCTGTCCTGAGATGGACCGGGGCAGTCCTACACCACCGCCGTCACACCACCATGATGGACCGGCCTCTGAGATCGAGCTGGTGTTTCGCCCgcaccccctactggtcaaCACCCAGGAGTACAGCCAGACCAG ATATGTGAAAACGACAGCTAATGCTACGGTGGACCACCTTTCCAAATACCTGGCCCTGCGCATCGCCCTGGAGGAGCGGCAGGCCAAGCGACAGCCAGAGAGGCCAGCGGCCGGGGAGTCAGCGGCGGGAGATGAAGGGGGCGgggcaggaggagggggaggggccagtCTACAGGATGTCAGCGAGAAGCAGTACACCATCTACATCACCACGTCTGGCGGGCAGTTTTCA ATACTGAATGGTTCCCTCACGCTGGAGCTGGTGAACGAGAAGTATTGGAAAGTCAGCAAGCCGCTGGAACTGTACTATGCCCCCACCAAGGACCACCAGCAACATCAGCcgcagtga